In Dermochelys coriacea isolate rDerCor1 chromosome 10, rDerCor1.pri.v4, whole genome shotgun sequence, one DNA window encodes the following:
- the FAM219B gene encoding protein FAM219B isoform X2 codes for MATGAPGMQPGASAGTAQMENKRTNRESDVVEKRGPYIMTKASSIHAKLQRHREMARAVLRRKGILGATVLQQPKPAAKRSVKFNKGYAALSQTADENLVSLDSDSDGELESRCSSGYSSAEVNQDLSRQLLQDGYHLDEIPDDEDLDLIPPKPVASSPCSCCFGESLSCTIQ; via the exons ATGGCGACGGGGGCTCCCGGGATGCAGCCTGGAGCCAGCGCCGGGACG GCTCAGATGGAGAACAAGAGGACAAACAGGGAGAGTGATGTAGTGGAAAAAAGGGGCCCATACATCATGACCAAAGCTTCCTCCATTCATGCCAAACTGC AGAGGCATCGAGAAATGGCAAGGGCAGTGCTGCGGAGGAAAGGCATTTTGGGGGCAACTGTTCTACAGCAACCAAAGCCAGCAGCAAAGAG GTCAGTGAAGTTTAACAAGGGCTATGCTGCTCTCAGCCAGACAGCGGATGAGAACCTGGTGTCCCTTGATTCAGACAG TGATGGGGAGCTGGAGTCAAGATGTTCCTCCGGATACTCCTCTGCAGAG GTGAACCAGGATTTGAGCCGTCAGCTTCTGCAGGACGGGTACCACCTAGATGAGATCCCGGACGATGAGGACCTAGATCTCATTCCCCCAAAGCCCGTTGCCTCGTCACCTTGTTCCTGTTGCTTTGGGGAGTCTCTCTCCTGCACAATCCAGTAG
- the FAM219B gene encoding protein FAM219B isoform X3, whose product MENKRTNRESDVVEKRGPYIMTKASSIHAKLQRHREMARAVLRRKGILGATVLQQPKPAAKRSVKFNKGYAALSQTADENLVSLDSDSDGELESRCSSGYSSAEQVNQDLSRQLLQDGYHLDEIPDDEDLDLIPPKPVASSPCSCCFGESLSCTIQ is encoded by the exons ATGGAGAACAAGAGGACAAACAGGGAGAGTGATGTAGTGGAAAAAAGGGGCCCATACATCATGACCAAAGCTTCCTCCATTCATGCCAAACTGC AGAGGCATCGAGAAATGGCAAGGGCAGTGCTGCGGAGGAAAGGCATTTTGGGGGCAACTGTTCTACAGCAACCAAAGCCAGCAGCAAAGAG GTCAGTGAAGTTTAACAAGGGCTATGCTGCTCTCAGCCAGACAGCGGATGAGAACCTGGTGTCCCTTGATTCAGACAG TGATGGGGAGCTGGAGTCAAGATGTTCCTCCGGATACTCCTCTGCAGAG CAGGTGAACCAGGATTTGAGCCGTCAGCTTCTGCAGGACGGGTACCACCTAGATGAGATCCCGGACGATGAGGACCTAGATCTCATTCCCCCAAAGCCCGTTGCCTCGTCACCTTGTTCCTGTTGCTTTGGGGAGTCTCTCTCCTGCACAATCCAGTAG
- the FAM219B gene encoding protein FAM219B isoform X1 has protein sequence MATGAPGMQPGASAGTAQMENKRTNRESDVVEKRGPYIMTKASSIHAKLQRHREMARAVLRRKGILGATVLQQPKPAAKRSVKFNKGYAALSQTADENLVSLDSDSDGELESRCSSGYSSAEQVNQDLSRQLLQDGYHLDEIPDDEDLDLIPPKPVASSPCSCCFGESLSCTIQ, from the exons ATGGCGACGGGGGCTCCCGGGATGCAGCCTGGAGCCAGCGCCGGGACG GCTCAGATGGAGAACAAGAGGACAAACAGGGAGAGTGATGTAGTGGAAAAAAGGGGCCCATACATCATGACCAAAGCTTCCTCCATTCATGCCAAACTGC AGAGGCATCGAGAAATGGCAAGGGCAGTGCTGCGGAGGAAAGGCATTTTGGGGGCAACTGTTCTACAGCAACCAAAGCCAGCAGCAAAGAG GTCAGTGAAGTTTAACAAGGGCTATGCTGCTCTCAGCCAGACAGCGGATGAGAACCTGGTGTCCCTTGATTCAGACAG TGATGGGGAGCTGGAGTCAAGATGTTCCTCCGGATACTCCTCTGCAGAG CAGGTGAACCAGGATTTGAGCCGTCAGCTTCTGCAGGACGGGTACCACCTAGATGAGATCCCGGACGATGAGGACCTAGATCTCATTCCCCCAAAGCCCGTTGCCTCGTCACCTTGTTCCTGTTGCTTTGGGGAGTCTCTCTCCTGCACAATCCAGTAG